Below is a window of Onychostoma macrolepis isolate SWU-2019 chromosome 06, ASM1243209v1, whole genome shotgun sequence DNA.
TGGTACACTTTGGTGTCCCACTGCTTTTATATAGTGAgaattattaaatatgttacaCTATTTTGTAAGATAAAATTAACCTAGCATGAAAAGTAGCTAGTTAAAACACATTGAATGTCATtatccggtaacactttattttaaggtgtccataatgcagagtaattacctaattaagtacttagtagtagccattgtacttacatgtacttaccatgtaactaagttatggaacagcctgtatttacagtttgtaattatgtagatgtaataggcagctactgttacacaggcaccaaaagattgttacatatgtgttgcagacttaagcaatgtaattataaatgtaagtacacagacataagctacttaaaataaagtgtatcaagattgtacttaagtgtacttcatttgtatactgtacaccttatccagctgcaccttagtttgatttaacccaccagtactcagcttaaatacatgtaatacatttctaattacattaaaattacagaatattacacaggcataagctacttaaaataaagtgtatcaagattgtacttaagtgtacttcatgtgtatctatactgtacaccttatccagctgcaccttagtttgatttaacccaccagtgcacagtttaaatacatgtaatgcctttctaattacattacaattacagattattacacaggcataagatacttaaaataaagtgtatcaatactgtacttaagtgtacaagtagccgtgtaacagactcggtctgttacatatgtgtaacagtagctgcctattacatctgcataattacaaactgtaattacaggctgttccataacttagttacatggtgagtacattttgtttcatgtaagtacaacagctactactaagtacttaattaggtaattactctgtattatgacaccttaaaacaAAGTATCATCCCTCTCTTAAAATGGTGATTTTGGACTTTAAACCCTTCTTGACTGTAACCATCAATTAAAGCCATCATTTTGACACTGATATTCAATTAATTAGTAAAAcatgttatttgtatattttcctcattatttattaattaaaatatttataaattattattagtactacactgtaaaagtgaacttaaaaaaattttttttaccagcttcagcagatttttgagttttctcaactttgtcgttttaagtttatacaacaaaaatttgagaatctcccacaaaaataagttgagcaaactcaaaaatctgctgaagctggtaaaatatatatttttaagttcacttttacagtgtagtactaataataatttataaatattttaattaataaatacactttaaaatgtttatttaatgtttgctgctaaaaaataACTTTCGCATAAACCACAATTTTGTACAAAcataatatttagtttgacctcCTAAAGTTGACTATtagcattttatatacattttatgacatttttataaaattgtctaactctctctctccagtCACTATTTTTACCTGGCAAGTGCTTTACATTTAGACACAATTCAAATCCAGTTAAAATCCTTTACTCAGCCATCCACTTATTGAAATTACTGTTCACTCACCATGTCTGTAACACTCCTTCAGTTTATCAGTCAACCATAGCACTGCTTTAGCACCCATCTTTGTGCCAAAGTTCCTATCAAACGGTGTAGGGGTTCCACCCTGAAATACCATGAGAAAAGAGATAATGACAAGGGAAATCTCAGCTCTGttataatgttaaaacaaaGAATGCTATCAATATTGTACACACAGACCTGCTGCATGTGGCCGAGCACATTTTTGCGGCAGTCAAAAACTCCCTTGCCCTCTTCTGAGTACAAGTTGAAGAGAAAATCTGTGGTATAGTTTGCATTACATTTCTCATTCCTGAGGGGAAACAGTTTGATGTTATTTAGAGTGCTGGTACAAGAATGAAATAAGACTGGAGTCATTTGTCTAGATTACTGGAGAAGTTAACTGAATGTAAAAGAGTGCGAAAAGACACAGAAACAGATTGTGTAACAGAATGACCAACCTAAGGATGAGGCCTCTTTTCACTGTGGTCTTCATCTTCTCCAGTAAGTGCTCCACATTTGTCTATCTCCCAACCAGACATTTAATGgttaaaaacaagcaaaataaggTACATACACTCAATAAAGCATCAGTCTAACCAAACATGTTTCACCTCCAGGTCGTGAATGCCAAATTGGTCTTCATAGATATAAGCAGCATCAGCCCCTGCAGCCAGTCCTGCCATGGTTGCCAGATATCCACAGAATCCCCCCATTGTTTCAATGATGAAAACCCTACGCTTTGTTCCAGCAGCGGATTGCTTGATTCTATCGCATGTCTTAAGAGACACAAAACAGATGCTTACACATATAGTTGTGGACTTAAATGtctagtattatttttttatagtgtgTGGTTTCTCACAGTTGTGATAGTATTGAGAGCGGTATCAGCACCGATGCTGAAATCTGATCCAGGAACGTTATTAGACACAGTAGCTGGAATTACAACCAGGGGAATACACAACTCCTCGTATTTTTCTCTGGCAGTCACTAATTCCAAACCTCCAACAAAGGCCTAAacaagagagagagtgtgaagAAGGAAACAGAAAGGTGAGGTAGTAGCAGatggacaaataaaaataatgtttttattcacattggAACTAATATTCAGGATTTTCTCACCTCAAACCCTCCAATGATAACCAGGGCATGAATGTTAAACTTGGCTATATTCAGACTGATCTCTTCAATCACACTAGCTGGCAGTGACCTCCAGggagaaacaaaaacaacaactaaacgCTGGAACTCACACTACATACACTACCATCCAAAggattttttgaaaatctattACTAATCCCCAAATGGTAATGTAATATTAGCTCTATAAAGAGTTATAAAATGAACTGAATAAACATTTCTGTCGTACCGCTTGGTTCCTAAATTAGAACCACCTTTGCCTGTCCAGCCTCCAACGTAGCCCCATGTCATTGGTTCAATCTGTGAAAAGCGGGAGACAGAGATGAAATTGAATAGACACGTGTCTTCATGTGGACTCACGGATTCCTCATGTATGTTAAATACTTTACAGTTCCGTGTGCAAGTCCATCGAAGCCGTCATGTACAGCTAGCATGTTATGTCCTTGAAGGAGACCGATCCTGACGGCTGAACGGACTGCTGCGTTCATACCTGCACATGGAGCTCCCACGTTCAGGATAGCTATGTTTATATTACTCTAAACAAGGAAAGAAAGAtgacaaaaatcacaataaataaatatagagaAGAGGTAGAGAAATTCATACGTATTTGGAGTAAAGCCTAACAAAAAGGATAAACTGCATGACAAAATGGTGCTTGTTATACACCTTCACGTCTGGGGCGGTCACATGAGCCAAGAGTTTATACGTGTTCCAGTTGTTCTCAAAACTCCTGCAGAAGAGAAACAGCAAATCAATCACAAGATTAGTTTTATATAacaaatagaaagaaagaaagagagaaagacaaggATAAAGAACTCACTTTCCCCTGAGCTTGACAGCTTCCTCAAACCTGCCCTCTGCCATTGCTTTGGTCACATCTTTTGTCTAAAAACGAGAACGAGAagataatacaaattaaataatttaacaatggaACAAATCAACCAAACCAATCAACCAAACATTTGCATCAAATGCTGTATgtctgcaaaaataaaaatattaaatatgatatataacTATACTACCATTATTACTATAAaagttttggggtcagtaagactttAAAAAACTATTGATAAtggtaagaaatgtttcttaagcaccaaatcagcatattagaatgatttctgaaggatcatgtgacactgaagactggagtaattactgctgaaaattcagctttgtcatcacaagaatacattaaattttaaaatatattaaaaagaaaaaaactgttattttaaactgtactaatatttcacaaaattaccgttgtttattttcattattataaatttttatatatttattcatttattcattcattttgcttTAGTTTTTTCAAATATGAGACTCCTCTTTTCAAAAaggaggcttctttcaaaacattttttttaaatcttttaaaatgtggttgatataaaattatataaaacataaactTATAAACTTGTGagtttaatttacattaaaagaataaaacacaaacatactgtacatttctaTTTTGGGAAAACATCATTCTGATTTGGACGatcacaacaaaacaaatgaaatatgaaaattatgCAACCAAGTCAGAATGTGTCTGTTACTGCTCACCACTTGCACACACTCCATGAGCGGCAGTCGAACTGCCATGTTTCCAGACAGACTGACCACACATGCAGGGGTCTCAGGAGTGGCCTCCAGCAATGCCATCACAGCCTCCACCCCCATCCTACTGCCCTGAGAACAAGACAGACAGGGGAAGACCTTACTGGCAGCATGTTACAGATGCATcaagcaaacaaaaaatactttcaaaatcTGAACCATACCAAGATTCTGTCGAAGGCTGAAGGTGTTCCTCCTCTCTGCACATGACCCAGAATAGTGGCACGTGTGTCAAAGCTGAGCTTCTTAGTGACCAgctaaacaaaacacaaacaaatgtcaTGTTAAGTaccagctgataaaaaaatcacaatcatATTTTTATGCAGCAATGTTTGGCTTACTTTCTTGATAATATCACAAGTGATAGGTTTGCCGTGTCGATCCAAAGCGCCTTCTGCCACAATGATGACATTCAAACGATTGCCAATGCTTCTTTGCTGCACAATGAAGACAGCATTATGACATTAGACAGAATATAATATGATGATGTTGACTATGATGATAAACAAGACAGTTATAATGTGTATAGATGTTACATAGGTAAGTCTCCTGCACAGATGGTCCTCCCATCCTTCATCTGGGGGCATTTCAGGAATAAAAACCCAGTCAGCACCACACGCCAGGGCTGTGACTAAGGCCAAATATCTATATGTACACATAAACATGTACATACACTCTTAGTTAGTGGCAGAACATAAGAGAAACACTGCATTGtgataactaaaataataaaaaactaaaataataatttaaaaaaattttacgttaaaaataatataaactgtaagtgaaataaaataaaatatttaaaaaacagttattttatttattctagtCTCCAAACTAGAACTAGAACTTGGggacagatttactaacagcttgcaccagcgcaaaccgtcttttggcattaaaatagtagtgtcaggatttactaaagacgtgCAGTGAAGAATTAGTGCTGGAAAGGCAtagacagttatttttgtgcctgaccttattgtatatgcatttgtaggagtattaaaatgaatcatgtAACAtgatttactaacgtttgcactcatgtaatgaaaataataactaataaaataaaataaatagtaagtaataaaaaaaatgacacaaacatgcaatgaaattaat
It encodes the following:
- the pfkmb gene encoding phosphofructokinase, muscle b; this encodes MQRSTSMDPTKMGVGRAIAVLTSGGDAQGMNAAVRATVRVGIYTGAKVYFVHEGYQGLVDGGDNIRQATWESVSMMLQLGGTVIGSARCQDFRAKEGRAKAACNLVKLGITNLCVIGGDGSLTGANEFRNEWSELLQILLKAGKITAEEAKRSSHLNIVGMVGSIDNDFCGTDMTIGTDSALHRIMEVVDAITTTAQSHQRAFILEVMGRHCGYLALVTALACGADWVFIPEMPPDEGWEDHLCRRLTYQRSIGNRLNVIIVAEGALDRHGKPITCDIIKKLVTKKLSFDTRATILGHVQRGGTPSAFDRILGSRMGVEAVMALLEATPETPACVVSLSGNMAVRLPLMECVQVTKDVTKAMAEGRFEEAVKLRGKSFENNWNTYKLLAHVTAPDVKSNINIAILNVGAPCAGMNAAVRSAVRIGLLQGHNMLAVHDGFDGLAHGTIEPMTWGYVGGWTGKGGSNLGTKRSLPASVIEEISLNIAKFNIHALVIIGGFEAFVGGLELVTAREKYEELCIPLVVIPATVSNNVPGSDFSIGADTALNTITTTCDRIKQSAAGTKRRVFIIETMGGFCGYLATMAGLAAGADAAYIYEDQFGIHDLETNVEHLLEKMKTTVKRGLILRNEKCNANYTTDFLFNLYSEEGKGVFDCRKNVLGHMQQGGTPTPFDRNFGTKMGAKAVLWLTDKLKECYRHGRIFANTPDSACVLGMKKRAMIFQPLSDLKEDTDFEHRIPKTQWWLKLRPILKILAKYNISLDTSETATMEHVIKKR